From the genome of Thermoflexus hugenholtzii JAD2, one region includes:
- a CDS encoding TldD/PmbA family protein — translation MLGESVIREILGKALRASPADETEIVLEAHDSALTRFANNVIHQNVAEVNTEIAVRVVLGKRVGAAVTNRLTEEALGQAIEEAVALARLQPENPEFPGLPEPQPIEPVAAFDEAVAEATPEWRARAVGVVCRLAESMGVNAAGALSTGVYELAVANSKGVFAYHAGTETHFSTVVMSEDGSGYAHRAAWRLADLDVEALGRSAIERALRSRNPRPIEPGVYPVVLEPYAVEDILSWLGYAGAGALAVQEGRSWMNDRIGRPVMSPQITIWDDGRDPTGLPLPFDFEGVPRQRVIIVERGVPQGPVYDTVTAAREGRRSTGHALPRARLQTASLGPIPLHLFMAPGEATLEEMVRQVDRGLYITRFWYTRLVHPRDCVLTGMTRDGVFWIEKGEIAYPVRNLRFTQGYVPALAGVRAVGKERWLLSEGFGFTCVPALLLEAFTFTGVTEF, via the coding sequence ATGCTGGGCGAATCGGTCATCCGGGAGATCCTGGGGAAGGCGTTGCGAGCCTCCCCGGCCGACGAGACGGAGATCGTGCTGGAGGCCCACGACAGCGCCCTCACCCGTTTCGCCAACAACGTCATCCACCAGAACGTGGCCGAGGTCAACACGGAGATCGCCGTGCGGGTAGTCCTCGGGAAGCGGGTGGGCGCCGCGGTCACCAACCGCCTGACGGAGGAGGCCCTGGGGCAGGCCATCGAAGAGGCCGTGGCCCTCGCCCGGCTGCAACCGGAGAACCCGGAGTTCCCGGGCCTGCCGGAGCCCCAGCCCATCGAGCCGGTGGCCGCCTTCGACGAGGCGGTGGCGGAGGCCACGCCCGAGTGGCGGGCGCGGGCCGTTGGCGTCGTCTGCCGGCTGGCGGAATCCATGGGCGTGAACGCGGCGGGGGCCCTCTCCACCGGGGTGTATGAGCTGGCGGTGGCCAACTCCAAAGGGGTGTTCGCCTATCACGCCGGCACCGAGACCCACTTCAGCACGGTAGTGATGAGCGAGGATGGATCCGGCTACGCCCACCGCGCCGCCTGGCGCCTCGCCGATCTCGATGTGGAAGCGCTGGGCCGTTCGGCCATTGAGCGGGCCCTGCGGAGCCGGAACCCTCGACCCATCGAACCCGGGGTGTATCCCGTGGTCCTGGAGCCCTACGCTGTGGAGGACATCCTCTCCTGGCTGGGCTACGCGGGCGCCGGCGCCCTGGCCGTCCAGGAGGGCCGCTCGTGGATGAACGATCGCATCGGCCGCCCGGTGATGTCTCCCCAGATCACCATCTGGGATGACGGCCGGGATCCGACGGGGCTGCCCCTGCCTTTCGACTTCGAAGGGGTGCCCCGGCAGCGGGTGATCATCGTCGAGCGCGGGGTCCCTCAGGGGCCGGTGTATGACACGGTCACCGCCGCTCGAGAAGGCCGACGGTCCACCGGCCACGCCCTGCCCCGCGCCCGTCTGCAGACCGCCAGCCTGGGCCCCATCCCGCTCCACTTGTTCATGGCCCCCGGCGAGGCCACCCTCGAGGAGATGGTCCGGCAGGTGGATCGAGGCCTTTACATCACCCGGTTCTGGTATACCCGGCTGGTGCACCCGCGGGACTGCGTGCTGACCGGCATGACGCGGGACGGCGTGTTCTGGATCGAGAAGGGGGAGATCGCCTATCCGGTCCGCAACCTGCGGTTCACCCAGGGGTATGTGCC
- a CDS encoding tyrosine-type recombinase/integrase — protein sequence MAHQPSLFEFRARSELTPETPLARARQAFADHLKGGDYSRHTVYFFTHDLRLLGQCLGEDRPVGTIGLRDLQDFVDWLRHRRGVPCTPKSLRRRITAVKAFFRWLHEDLGVLPANPAEALVYPEAVESLPEVLTPEQVRAVQEAAEGFRREGDARPLTLLTLLLHTGLKKSEVVALRLEHFDLREPAVWIRYAHPRYRHKERRLPLPPEWPELFREYLRQYRIEGRVFPWTPRNLEYVLDDVARRAGMAHLSFETLRWTCALQDFIRGMDPEDLRRKLGLSEIQWRDTLRRLQALAGRFAGF from the coding sequence ATGGCGCATCAGCCCAGCTTGTTTGAGTTCAGAGCCCGTTCCGAGCTGACGCCGGAGACCCCCCTCGCCCGGGCCCGACAGGCCTTCGCGGATCACCTGAAGGGCGGGGATTACTCCCGGCACACGGTGTATTTCTTCACCCACGATCTCCGCCTGCTGGGGCAATGCCTGGGCGAAGACCGCCCCGTGGGGACCATCGGGCTGCGGGATCTGCAGGATTTCGTGGACTGGCTTCGCCATCGGCGCGGGGTCCCGTGCACGCCCAAGTCCCTGCGGCGGCGCATCACCGCGGTGAAGGCCTTCTTCCGCTGGCTCCATGAGGATCTCGGCGTCCTGCCAGCCAACCCCGCCGAGGCCCTGGTTTACCCCGAGGCTGTCGAATCCCTCCCGGAAGTGCTGACCCCGGAGCAGGTCCGGGCCGTCCAGGAGGCGGCGGAGGGATTCCGTCGGGAAGGGGATGCTCGTCCCCTCACGCTGCTCACCCTGCTCCTCCACACCGGCCTGAAGAAAAGCGAGGTGGTTGCCCTGCGCCTGGAGCATTTCGATCTCCGCGAGCCGGCGGTCTGGATCCGTTACGCCCATCCTCGCTATCGCCATAAGGAGCGCCGGCTCCCGCTCCCGCCGGAGTGGCCGGAGCTGTTCCGGGAGTATCTCCGGCAATATCGCATCGAAGGTCGGGTTTTCCCGTGGACGCCCCGGAACTTAGAATACGTGCTGGACGATGTGGCCCGTCGGGCCGGGATGGCGCACCTCTCCTTTGAGACCCTGCGGTGGACATGCGCGTTGCAGGATTTCATCCGGGGGATGGATCCGGAAGACCTGCGCCGGAAGCTGGGTCTCTCCGAGATCCAGTGGCGGGACACGCTCCGGCGCCTGCAGGCGCTGGCCGGTCGCTTCGCAGGCTTCTGA
- the rsmI gene encoding 16S rRNA (cytidine(1402)-2'-O)-methyltransferase codes for MGTLYVVGTPIGNLEDITLRALRVLRECALIAAEDTRKTRILLSRYGIEKPMISYFEHNEAARIPQILEALAQGDVALVSEAGMPGLSDPGYVLIRAALERGFPVVPIPGPSAPVTALVVSGLPADRFLFLGFLPRKPGERRRLLAQVAALPWTLVAFETPHRLREALRDILEILGDRPMAVARELTKIHEEVRRGTARELLAHFTEVEPRGEFTLVIAGAPEEVSQWEEEEVRARLEALLRSGRTPAQAAREVARASGWPRDAVYRMALRIRSESEPR; via the coding sequence ATGGGCACGTTGTATGTGGTGGGCACTCCCATCGGGAACCTGGAGGACATCACCCTGCGGGCGTTGCGGGTGTTGCGGGAGTGCGCCCTGATCGCCGCCGAAGACACCCGCAAGACCCGTATCCTCCTGAGCCGCTACGGCATCGAGAAGCCGATGATCAGTTACTTCGAGCACAACGAGGCGGCCCGCATCCCCCAGATCCTGGAGGCCCTGGCCCAGGGGGATGTGGCCTTGGTCTCCGAGGCGGGGATGCCCGGCCTCTCGGACCCCGGCTACGTCCTGATCCGGGCCGCTCTGGAGCGCGGGTTCCCGGTGGTGCCGATCCCCGGGCCCTCCGCCCCGGTGACCGCCCTGGTGGTCTCCGGGCTGCCGGCGGATCGTTTCCTCTTCTTGGGCTTTTTGCCCCGCAAGCCCGGCGAACGTCGCCGGCTGCTGGCCCAGGTGGCTGCCCTCCCGTGGACCCTGGTGGCCTTTGAGACGCCCCATCGCCTCCGCGAGGCCCTCCGGGACATCCTGGAGATCTTGGGCGACCGCCCGATGGCCGTTGCCCGGGAGCTCACCAAGATCCACGAGGAGGTCCGCCGTGGGACGGCGCGGGAGCTCCTGGCGCATTTCACCGAAGTGGAGCCTCGGGGGGAGTTCACCCTGGTCATCGCCGGGGCACCGGAGGAGGTTTCCCAATGGGAGGAGGAAGAGGTGCGCGCCCGGCTGGAGGCGCTGTTGCGCAGCGGCCGCACCCCCGCCCAGGCGGCCCGGGAGGTGGCCCGGGCCTCCGGATGGCCCCGGGACGCGGTCTACCGGATGGCCCTGCGGATCCGATCAGAGAGCGAGCCGCGCTGA
- a CDS encoding S8 family serine peptidase has translation MGILSLALALLPSPHPLAAHRPPPSSLIPGIPTLHPALARRLLRARPEEKIPVLIQLEGASPGEAAAAEASADRPAVERRARLVARLRARAEAAGAPLLRRLREAEGAGEVEGVRLLWLPNQIAARISPRMLLALAREPGVRQIREDRFRRWIVTAPLRETPDPLSTPWNLDMVRAPEAWAAFAITGTGVVVANIDTGVDWLHPALHRAYRGYDARGLHRHAGNWFDATGAGALYPVDANGHGTHTMGLMVGEGTGVAPGARWIAARAFDAQGYAYDSWIHAAFQWILAPEGDPALAPDIVNNSWGNPDGWDTTFMEDLAALQAAGIFAVFSAGNQGPGLGSIASPASLPGAFAVGAVDAEGQVALFSSRGPSPWGEVRPHVVAPGVRVRSALPGGTYGELSGTSMAAPHAAGVAALLKAARPELSPLQIAEILTRTATPLTTTVPNFDSGWGLVNAMEALSVVVESGLLEGTVQDPEGRPIAGAAVTARARDGRFQVSRESDSAGRYRLFLRASTYDVTASAFGYAPAQVFGIQILQGITRSLDFRLDPLPRGSLIVHAVDEHGVPVRDPSLSLVGTPVSLTQSASPFTLSMPIGAYLLRLRALGHRVVTDTVEIAAGITTTRILTMPRMPRVLLVDSGAWYNESVLFFYRQALDAQAWSYDEYRVTYPPIPPPTATLTAYEVVVWSSPFDSPGYIGADRALTFFLGQGGRLLVSGQDVAFWDDGGNGFFYAPYLRRMLGTRYVRDSSGIFTVTGALGGPFDGLVVDIRGEGGAQNQRFPDEIAPTDPLTDQPMRYLDDGGAVTAVGLCRPHRGLVFAFGLEGIPDPGMRGEILERSLRALTAPPSPAGLRWDPAYTERVVPTATQVLFTATLQNLSEVATDTIRLEVEGTGWPVTLTPETMTLAPCAAGVLTLTVDVPAGLPRDAEARITVTAHSTLSPTLSASGVWQLKTPARLLLVEDDRWYEVGEAYRRALTAAGISFDRWRVTGFFGQGSPSEGDLARYEGVIWFTGYDWYDPLSPTEEARLLTYVQRGGRLAFFSQDYLYSLLDGGRSWAFARALGVRAHDEGLTTTVALPSPLSPIGQGLPRWEIALPYPNWTDALEPAPDARPLWRGAHGRPIALTRSEGAGHLVFSTLGLEGAPEPLQAAVMRHVLSGLGPMGETRLEVVPRIAPAEARRQIAVFVTHTEGLSIALRLQVPPPWTIRDPEQSPGWTLDPALPGWQGRVLPPAVLTASMILEGPSGWAPLTLEGTDGHWPLRQILPVGVGASDLSIAFAGGPIAPSGQAYAGSWTLQPSGDLSLALTLTLPIGWKDPRFWTDGSDLPQPSPGSGVWSGTLGTGELLRVIALGAPLTLEPDPRRLVLRAEDAWGGVWEREVVITAVPWRVFLPTIAR, from the coding sequence TTGGGGATCCTCTCCCTCGCGCTGGCGCTGCTCCCCTCCCCACATCCCCTCGCCGCCCATCGTCCTCCGCCTTCGTCCCTCATCCCGGGAATCCCGACCTTGCATCCCGCTCTGGCGAGGCGGCTGCTCCGGGCCCGTCCCGAAGAGAAGATCCCTGTCCTGATCCAGCTGGAGGGGGCCTCGCCCGGCGAGGCGGCGGCCGCGGAGGCCAGTGCAGATCGGCCGGCTGTGGAGCGACGCGCACGCCTGGTCGCCCGCCTGCGCGCCCGGGCGGAAGCGGCCGGAGCCCCGCTTCTCCGGCGCCTCCGAGAGGCTGAGGGGGCCGGCGAGGTGGAGGGGGTCCGCCTGCTCTGGCTCCCGAATCAGATCGCCGCCCGGATCTCTCCCCGCATGCTGCTCGCCCTTGCCCGGGAGCCCGGCGTCCGGCAGATCCGCGAGGATCGCTTCCGGCGCTGGATTGTCACCGCTCCCCTCCGGGAGACCCCCGATCCGCTTTCAACGCCGTGGAATCTGGACATGGTGCGCGCGCCGGAGGCGTGGGCGGCCTTCGCCATCACCGGCACCGGCGTGGTGGTGGCGAACATCGACACCGGGGTGGACTGGCTGCATCCGGCCCTGCATCGGGCGTATCGGGGTTACGACGCCCGGGGCCTCCATCGTCATGCGGGGAACTGGTTCGACGCCACCGGAGCCGGCGCGCTCTATCCGGTGGACGCCAACGGCCACGGCACGCACACCATGGGCCTGATGGTGGGCGAGGGGACCGGCGTCGCCCCCGGCGCCCGCTGGATCGCCGCGCGGGCTTTCGACGCCCAGGGTTACGCCTACGACTCGTGGATCCACGCCGCCTTCCAGTGGATCCTGGCGCCGGAGGGGGATCCGGCTCTGGCTCCCGACATCGTGAACAACTCGTGGGGGAACCCCGACGGCTGGGATACCACCTTCATGGAGGATCTGGCGGCCCTGCAGGCGGCCGGGATCTTTGCGGTCTTCAGCGCCGGCAATCAGGGCCCCGGGCTCGGCTCCATCGCCTCCCCCGCCAGCCTCCCGGGGGCCTTCGCGGTGGGCGCGGTGGACGCCGAGGGCCAGGTCGCCCTGTTCTCCAGCCGGGGCCCCTCCCCCTGGGGGGAGGTCCGTCCCCACGTCGTAGCCCCCGGGGTCCGGGTTCGCTCCGCCCTCCCCGGCGGGACCTATGGGGAGCTCAGCGGGACCTCGATGGCCGCGCCCCACGCTGCCGGCGTGGCCGCCTTGCTCAAGGCCGCCCGGCCGGAGCTCTCCCCTCTGCAGATCGCGGAGATCCTGACCCGCACCGCGACGCCCCTCACCACCACCGTCCCGAATTTCGATAGCGGGTGGGGATTGGTGAACGCGATGGAGGCCCTCAGTGTGGTGGTGGAGAGCGGCCTTCTGGAGGGCACCGTTCAGGATCCCGAGGGCCGCCCGATCGCCGGGGCTGCGGTGACCGCCCGCGCCCGGGACGGGCGGTTCCAGGTCTCCCGGGAGAGCGATTCGGCGGGGCGTTACCGGCTCTTCCTCCGGGCCTCCACCTACGATGTCACCGCCTCCGCCTTCGGCTACGCCCCGGCCCAGGTCTTCGGGATCCAGATCCTTCAGGGGATCACCCGCTCCCTGGATTTCCGGCTGGATCCTCTCCCCCGGGGCTCCCTGATCGTCCACGCCGTCGATGAGCACGGCGTCCCGGTTCGGGACCCTTCTCTCTCCCTGGTAGGGACTCCCGTTTCCCTTACCCAGTCTGCTTCCCCGTTCACCCTCTCCATGCCCATCGGCGCTTATCTCCTGCGCCTGCGGGCGCTGGGCCATCGGGTGGTGACGGACACGGTGGAGATCGCGGCCGGGATCACCACCACCCGCATCCTCACCATGCCGCGCATGCCCCGCGTCCTGCTGGTGGACTCCGGGGCCTGGTATAACGAGTCCGTCCTCTTCTTTTACCGGCAGGCCCTCGATGCCCAGGCGTGGTCCTACGATGAATATCGGGTGACCTACCCACCGATCCCGCCGCCCACCGCCACCCTCACGGCTTACGAGGTGGTGGTCTGGTCCTCGCCTTTCGACTCCCCCGGTTACATCGGCGCGGACCGCGCGCTGACTTTCTTCCTGGGCCAGGGCGGCCGCCTGCTGGTGAGCGGCCAGGACGTGGCCTTCTGGGACGATGGGGGGAACGGGTTCTTCTACGCGCCGTATCTGCGAAGGATGCTGGGGACCCGATATGTGCGGGACTCCAGCGGGATCTTCACGGTGACCGGAGCGCTGGGAGGGCCGTTCGACGGGCTGGTGGTGGACATTCGCGGGGAAGGCGGCGCCCAAAACCAGCGCTTCCCGGATGAGATCGCCCCCACTGACCCGCTGACCGATCAGCCGATGCGCTACCTGGACGACGGGGGGGCCGTGACCGCCGTGGGCCTGTGCCGCCCCCATCGCGGGCTGGTCTTCGCCTTCGGCCTGGAGGGGATCCCGGATCCGGGAATGCGGGGGGAGATCCTGGAGCGCTCGCTCCGGGCTCTCACCGCCCCACCGTCTCCCGCCGGCCTGCGGTGGGATCCGGCCTATACCGAGCGCGTGGTACCCACCGCCACCCAGGTCCTCTTCACCGCCACCCTCCAGAACCTGAGCGAGGTGGCCACCGATACCATACGGTTGGAGGTAGAAGGGACCGGCTGGCCGGTGACGCTCACGCCCGAGACGATGACCCTGGCCCCCTGCGCCGCAGGGGTTCTCACGCTGACCGTGGACGTCCCCGCCGGGCTCCCCCGGGATGCAGAGGCCCGGATCACGGTCACCGCCCATTCCACGCTCTCCCCCACCCTCTCCGCCTCCGGCGTGTGGCAACTCAAAACGCCTGCCCGGCTGCTGCTGGTGGAGGACGATCGTTGGTATGAGGTGGGGGAGGCTTATCGCCGGGCCCTGACGGCGGCCGGCATCTCCTTTGATCGCTGGCGGGTCACCGGCTTCTTCGGACAGGGATCCCCATCGGAGGGGGATCTGGCGCGCTACGAGGGGGTGATCTGGTTCACCGGCTACGACTGGTATGATCCTCTCTCGCCGACGGAGGAAGCGCGGCTGCTAACGTATGTGCAAAGGGGCGGGCGCTTAGCCTTCTTCTCGCAGGACTACCTGTATTCGCTGCTCGACGGCGGGCGATCCTGGGCGTTCGCCCGTGCCCTGGGGGTGAGGGCTCATGACGAGGGGCTCACCACAACGGTGGCCCTCCCCAGCCCCCTCTCTCCCATCGGCCAGGGGCTCCCCCGCTGGGAGATCGCGCTCCCCTACCCCAACTGGACCGACGCCCTGGAGCCGGCCCCCGATGCCCGACCGCTCTGGCGTGGCGCGCACGGCCGGCCGATCGCCCTGACCCGCTCAGAGGGGGCGGGGCATCTGGTTTTCTCCACCCTCGGCCTGGAGGGAGCGCCCGAGCCGTTGCAGGCAGCCGTGATGCGCCATGTGCTCTCCGGGCTGGGGCCCATGGGGGAGACGAGGCTGGAGGTCGTCCCTCGGATCGCGCCCGCTGAGGCCCGGCGGCAGATCGCCGTCTTCGTGACCCATACCGAAGGGCTTTCGATCGCCCTCCGCCTGCAGGTGCCTCCACCATGGACTATCCGGGATCCAGAGCAATCGCCCGGGTGGACCTTAGACCCAGCGCTTCCCGGATGGCAGGGCCGGGTCCTTCCTCCAGCGGTGCTCACCGCCTCGATGATCCTAGAGGGGCCCTCCGGGTGGGCGCCTTTGACGCTGGAGGGCACCGACGGGCACTGGCCCCTGCGGCAGATCCTCCCGGTTGGCGTAGGGGCCTCGGATCTCTCTATCGCTTTTGCAGGAGGTCCCATTGCTCCTTCGGGACAGGCCTACGCCGGATCCTGGACGCTCCAGCCATCCGGAGATCTCTCCCTGGCGCTCACGCTCACCCTGCCCATAGGCTGGAAGGATCCGCGCTTCTGGACGGATGGAAGCGATCTGCCTCAGCCTTCCCCGGGCAGCGGCGTGTGGTCCGGGACGCTGGGCACCGGGGAGCTGCTGCGGGTTATCGCCCTCGGGGCGCCTCTGACGCTGGAGCCGGATCCCCGGCGTCTCGTCCTGCGGGCCGAGGATGCGTGGGGAGGCGTGTGGGAGCGCGAGGTGGTCATCACGGCGGTCCCCTGGCGGGTGTTTCTTCCGACCATCGCCCGTTAA
- a CDS encoding TerC family protein — MEFPLWAWIFFHLIVAVMLALDLGVFHRNAHEVRLKEAMIWSVVWIAVALAFNALILLAWGHEPALHFLTAYLVEKSLSADNLFVFAVIFAYFGVPPAYQHRVLFWGILGAVLMRAAFIFAGVQLLKAFHPAVYLFGAFLIYTGIRLALRSEEEEVRPERNPVLRFARRFLPITPTFHGQRFFIREGRRWMATPLLLTLLVVESTDLMFAVDSVPAVLAITPELFIAYTSNIFAILGLRALYFVLSGLIQRLRYLHYGLSVILTYIGLKMLLSDYVHIPPALSLAIVLLTLLVSGLASWVVERREKVHSLSHR; from the coding sequence ATGGAGTTCCCGCTCTGGGCGTGGATCTTCTTTCACTTGATCGTAGCGGTCATGCTGGCTCTGGACCTCGGGGTGTTTCACCGGAACGCCCACGAGGTGAGGTTAAAAGAAGCGATGATCTGGAGCGTGGTCTGGATCGCTGTGGCCCTGGCCTTCAACGCCCTGATCCTGCTGGCCTGGGGCCACGAACCCGCTCTCCACTTCCTCACCGCCTACCTGGTGGAGAAATCCCTCAGCGCCGACAACCTCTTCGTCTTCGCCGTGATCTTCGCCTACTTTGGCGTCCCGCCGGCCTATCAGCACCGCGTGCTCTTCTGGGGGATCCTGGGCGCTGTTCTGATGCGGGCCGCTTTCATCTTCGCCGGCGTTCAGCTGCTCAAGGCCTTCCATCCGGCCGTCTATCTCTTCGGCGCCTTTCTGATCTACACGGGGATCCGGCTGGCCCTGCGCAGTGAAGAGGAAGAAGTGCGCCCGGAGCGCAACCCCGTCCTCCGCTTCGCCCGTCGCTTCCTGCCCATCACCCCGACCTTCCATGGACAGCGTTTCTTTATCCGGGAGGGGCGCCGGTGGATGGCTACGCCGTTGCTGCTGACCCTGCTGGTGGTGGAGAGCACCGACCTGATGTTCGCCGTGGACTCCGTGCCGGCGGTGCTGGCCATCACTCCCGAGCTGTTCATCGCCTACACCTCGAATATCTTCGCCATCCTGGGGCTGCGGGCCCTTTACTTTGTCCTGTCCGGCCTGATCCAGCGCCTGCGTTATCTCCACTACGGCCTCTCTGTGATCCTGACCTATATCGGGCTCAAGATGCTGCTTTCGGATTACGTCCACATCCCGCCTGCCCTCTCGCTGGCCATCGTGCTTCTGACCCTCTTGGTCAGCGGGCTGGCCTCGTGGGTCGTGGAGCGGCGGGAGAAGGTTCATTCCCTCAGCCACCGGTGA
- a CDS encoding MFS transporter — MTMPSIEEVAFHPRSMIRLMLLSEILWAVGEGLFFYLLPVYVQELGATPAQVGLAFGVGELALTLTYLPVGWLADRTRRKPLMLGGWFAGLIGILLMAGATTWWALFPGLTLYLMSGYCLPVIHAYVARMAGPIPLERAFPLLSAGYAVGGLLTPALGGWLAQRVGMRPVLLLSAGLFALSTVAALLLPMDPPPDPHGQGRRLGSWRRIPWRFGLALLALFTVGQVGLILLPNFLQQAGGWSKSHLGLFASLQALGTILLGPALGRWDQGRARPLGLAAAWGLAGIGMGLLLVGFHAFPLVGAAMILVGGAYAAYSLAAARILRLTPSETQATAAALLHTARSLALALAAPLAGLLFSFHPARPLQVAGLLLPLALFGVLRAGRLIQIPAEEVPQSP; from the coding sequence ATGACGATGCCATCCATCGAAGAGGTCGCCTTCCATCCCCGCTCGATGATCCGCCTGATGTTGCTTTCGGAGATCCTCTGGGCGGTGGGGGAGGGGTTGTTCTTCTATCTGCTCCCAGTCTACGTGCAGGAGCTGGGGGCCACTCCCGCTCAGGTCGGGCTGGCCTTCGGCGTCGGGGAGCTGGCCCTGACCCTTACCTATTTGCCGGTGGGATGGCTGGCGGATCGAACCCGGCGCAAGCCGCTGATGTTGGGCGGGTGGTTCGCCGGGCTGATCGGGATCCTCCTGATGGCCGGGGCGACCACCTGGTGGGCCCTGTTTCCCGGCCTGACCCTCTATCTGATGTCCGGCTATTGCCTGCCGGTGATCCATGCGTATGTGGCGCGCATGGCCGGCCCGATCCCGCTGGAGCGGGCCTTCCCCCTCCTGAGCGCCGGTTATGCCGTAGGAGGGTTGCTGACGCCCGCCCTGGGCGGATGGCTGGCCCAGCGAGTCGGGATGCGCCCGGTTTTGCTCCTCAGCGCCGGCCTCTTTGCCCTCTCCACCGTCGCAGCGCTGCTCCTCCCCATGGACCCCCCACCGGATCCTCATGGGCAGGGCCGCCGCTTGGGATCCTGGCGGCGGATCCCCTGGCGTTTCGGGCTGGCGCTGCTCGCGTTGTTCACCGTGGGGCAGGTGGGCCTGATCCTGCTGCCGAACTTCTTGCAACAGGCGGGGGGATGGTCCAAGTCCCATTTGGGGCTGTTCGCTTCCCTGCAGGCCCTGGGGACCATCCTGCTGGGCCCGGCGTTGGGGCGGTGGGATCAGGGCCGGGCGCGGCCACTGGGACTGGCAGCCGCATGGGGGCTGGCTGGGATCGGAATGGGGCTGCTCCTCGTGGGATTCCATGCCTTCCCCCTCGTGGGTGCGGCAATGATCTTGGTGGGGGGTGCATATGCCGCTTACTCCCTGGCCGCCGCGCGGATCCTGCGTCTGACCCCTTCGGAGACCCAGGCGACCGCCGCGGCCCTTCTTCACACCGCTCGTAGCCTGGCGCTGGCGCTGGCTGCCCCCCTCGCCGGGCTCCTGTTCTCCTTTCATCCGGCTCGCCCCCTGCAGGTCGCCGGTCTGCTCCTCCCCCTGGCCCTGTTCGGCGTCCTCCGAGCGGGGAGGCTGATCCAAATCCCGGCCGAGGAGGTTCCCCAGTCTCCATAG
- a CDS encoding TldD/PmbA family protein, whose product MKEILERALNVAQLRGATYADVRLVHRIEQSLLVRNGVVQGISQIEDMGFGVRVIADGAWGFASSARLTLEEAERVADRAVQIARASALFKKEDVDIGPPVVQRGTYRTPVQIDPFTVPLEKKLEILLAADAAMRAVRGIAATEAEMVFIRERKTFASTEGSWIEQEIIESGCGIEATAVGPDEVQRRSYPNSVGRHQMTRGWEFIEECNLPGNAPRIAEEAVALLTADPCPETVTTVILGGSQVALQIHESCGHPIELDRVFGTEAAYAGTSFLTPEKLGTFRYGSEVVNITADATLPGGLGTFGWDDEGVPAQRVDIVKEGLFIGYMTSRETARQLLKLLGPSPYVTGLSNGTMRASGWNRIPLIRMTNVNLLPGAWRLEDLIADTDEGIFMDTNRSWSIDDKRLNFQFGCEIAWEIKGGKLTRMLKNPIYTGITPEFWRSCDAVCNADHWVIWGTPNCGKGQPSQLAHTGHGAAPARFRNVRVFSRK is encoded by the coding sequence GTGAAGGAGATCCTGGAGCGTGCGTTGAACGTGGCCCAGCTGCGCGGCGCGACCTATGCGGACGTCCGCCTGGTCCACCGCATCGAGCAATCCCTCCTGGTCCGCAACGGCGTCGTGCAGGGCATCAGCCAGATCGAGGATATGGGCTTCGGGGTGCGGGTGATCGCCGACGGCGCGTGGGGCTTCGCCTCCAGCGCCCGTCTCACCCTGGAGGAGGCGGAGCGCGTGGCCGACCGGGCCGTTCAGATCGCCCGGGCCAGCGCCCTCTTCAAGAAAGAGGACGTGGACATCGGCCCGCCGGTGGTCCAGCGCGGGACCTATCGGACCCCGGTGCAGATCGATCCCTTCACCGTCCCCCTGGAGAAGAAGCTGGAGATCCTGCTCGCCGCTGACGCAGCCATGCGGGCCGTCCGAGGGATCGCCGCCACCGAAGCGGAGATGGTGTTCATCCGCGAGCGCAAGACCTTTGCCAGCACCGAAGGCTCCTGGATCGAACAGGAGATCATTGAGTCGGGCTGCGGCATCGAGGCGACCGCCGTGGGTCCCGATGAAGTGCAGCGCCGCTCCTACCCCAACTCGGTGGGGCGCCACCAGATGACCCGGGGCTGGGAGTTCATCGAAGAGTGTAACCTGCCCGGGAACGCCCCGCGCATCGCGGAGGAGGCGGTGGCCCTCCTCACCGCCGACCCGTGTCCGGAGACGGTGACCACGGTGATCCTGGGCGGCTCCCAGGTGGCCCTTCAGATCCACGAATCGTGTGGCCATCCCATCGAGCTGGACCGGGTGTTCGGGACCGAGGCCGCCTATGCGGGCACTTCCTTCCTCACTCCGGAGAAGCTGGGGACGTTCCGCTACGGCTCCGAGGTGGTGAACATCACCGCCGACGCCACCCTCCCCGGGGGCCTGGGCACTTTCGGGTGGGACGATGAGGGGGTGCCCGCGCAGCGGGTGGATATCGTGAAGGAGGGCCTTTTCATCGGCTACATGACCTCCCGGGAGACGGCCCGTCAGCTGCTCAAGCTCCTGGGCCCCTCCCCTTACGTCACCGGCCTCTCCAATGGCACCATGCGGGCCTCGGGCTGGAACCGCATCCCCCTGATCCGGATGACCAACGTGAACCTGCTCCCGGGAGCTTGGCGGCTGGAGGATCTGATCGCCGACACCGATGAAGGGATCTTCATGGACACCAACCGCTCCTGGAGCATCGACGACAAGCGGCTCAACTTCCAGTTCGGCTGCGAGATCGCCTGGGAGATCAAAGGAGGGAAGCTCACCCGCATGCTCAAGAACCCGATCTACACTGGGATCACGCCGGAGTTCTGGCGCTCCTGTGATGCGGTGTGCAACGCGGACCACTGGGTGATCTGGGGGACGCCGAACTGTGGCAAGGGGCAACCCTCCCAGCTGGCCCACACCGGCCACGGGGCCGCCCCCGCCCGCTTCCGGAACGTGCGGGTGTTCAGTCGGAAATGA